A genomic region of Desulfosarcina ovata subsp. ovata contains the following coding sequences:
- a CDS encoding HK97-fold major capsid protein, whose protein sequence is MEKTQVNVHSQEYMETMARLMSEALESPEGMRALAAAIAAPIEQEIKRKEISSLLLTRHTLPKGERPLYQKKPKVKAYWISNEGEAQEQELGKDEVEFPTHRIHSAPMVDVSVLKNGNIGTLMDIQTSAADEIRKEIDKRSITVISSAVPAGNTVEVTGTSLTEEALNEAISIIEDMEMSVKYIVMRGRRFNDLRSWNLDPQTKAELRAKGVIKNYGTGGILLTAAQSLDEVLLIPDEEVGKMPVRENIKTEAIEQKTRFKTGWLVWSELGQGITRPDIMAKIKILG, encoded by the coding sequence ATGGAGAAGACTCAAGTGAACGTACACAGCCAGGAATACATGGAGACCATGGCCCGCCTCATGTCCGAGGCGCTGGAGTCTCCGGAAGGGATGCGCGCTCTGGCCGCCGCCATCGCCGCACCCATTGAACAGGAGATCAAACGCAAGGAGATTTCATCTCTCCTGCTCACCCGTCATACCCTGCCGAAGGGCGAACGGCCATTGTACCAGAAAAAGCCGAAGGTCAAGGCGTACTGGATCAGCAACGAGGGCGAGGCCCAGGAGCAGGAGCTGGGAAAGGATGAAGTGGAGTTTCCAACCCACCGCATCCACTCCGCACCGATGGTCGATGTTTCGGTGCTCAAGAACGGCAATATCGGTACCCTGATGGATATCCAGACATCCGCTGCCGATGAAATCCGCAAAGAAATCGATAAACGGAGCATTACCGTGATTTCATCCGCGGTCCCGGCAGGCAATACGGTGGAGGTCACCGGTACGAGCCTCACCGAGGAGGCGCTCAACGAGGCGATCTCCATTATCGAGGACATGGAGATGTCGGTGAAGTACATCGTCATGCGCGGCCGGCGGTTCAACGACCTTCGCAGTTGGAACCTCGACCCTCAGACCAAGGCCGAGCTGCGCGCCAAGGGTGTTATCAAGAACTACGGCACCGGCGGTATCCTGCTCACCGCGGCCCAGTCCTTAGACGAGGTTCTCCTGATTCCTGATGAGGAAGTCGGCAAAATGCCGGTGCGCGAAAATATCAAAACCGAGGCTATCGAGCAGAAGACCCGTTTCAAGACCGGTTGGTTGGTATGGTCCGAGTTGGGTCAAGGCATCACGCGTCCGGATATCATGGCAAAAATCAAGATTCTCGGCTGA
- a CDS encoding phage tail sheath C-terminal domain-containing protein, which translates to MATYLSPGVYTREIDFSYYVKQISTSSCGMVGVAERGPINKPVLVTSWEQFINKFGSYLQAGYLAYAARAFFDNGGSVLYVNRIAHLTDPTDKSSLTAVKSSVTLKDRRAVTAMLETGTAGTDRITWLARQAGVDGNGISIELVASGTDTPLSVDVTGQAITVNLATDSAGDPAATADQVVAAIIAKPEADALVQASTEDTGIVQPVTSANLAGGQDAQDTLRALAVNEGVWGDRLSVQIEDGTLDPATGFNLVVRYKDEVVEVFKDLSMDESASSHMELAINERSEFISVEDLGPLSGTPDDRPANGGFSLSGGDDGLVDLNDIDYIGDPSQHTGFYAFDEIDALNMLTAPGVTTANVIHAGITYAENRKDLMLVAEAPIHLEPLETVNFRKGQGMYSHAAFNSSYAALYYPWLEISDPVTGKKKLIPPSGAVAGCYARSDQKTYVWYAPAGIDRGRIFNALSLGYKASRGERDVIYPEGVNVIASFPDTGINIWGQKTLQSQPSALDRVNVRRLMMYIEEAIAESSRFVVFEPNNPQTWRALIRLINPFLQDIKDKGGFYDFAVQCDEETNTPAVIDRNELVARIFVKPTKTAEFIELNFVLTATGADFKEIFKTA; encoded by the coding sequence ATGGCCACCTATCTTTCCCCGGGCGTTTACACGCGCGAGATCGATTTCAGTTATTACGTCAAACAGATTTCCACATCATCCTGCGGCATGGTGGGCGTGGCCGAGCGCGGCCCGATCAACAAACCCGTGCTGGTCACCAGTTGGGAACAGTTCATCAACAAATTCGGCTCCTACCTGCAGGCCGGTTATCTGGCCTATGCCGCAAGGGCCTTCTTCGATAACGGCGGGTCGGTTCTCTATGTGAACCGGATCGCCCACCTGACAGACCCCACCGACAAGAGCAGCCTCACCGCTGTGAAATCCTCGGTGACGCTGAAGGACCGGCGAGCTGTGACCGCGATGCTGGAAACCGGGACCGCCGGGACGGATCGCATCACCTGGCTTGCGCGGCAGGCTGGTGTCGATGGAAACGGTATCTCTATAGAACTCGTCGCTTCGGGAACCGACACACCACTTTCTGTGGACGTTACAGGTCAGGCAATCACCGTCAATCTGGCTACGGACAGCGCCGGCGATCCGGCCGCCACCGCGGACCAGGTCGTTGCGGCAATTATCGCGAAGCCGGAGGCGGACGCCCTGGTTCAAGCAAGCACAGAGGATACGGGCATCGTGCAACCAGTTACGTCCGCGAACCTTGCAGGTGGACAGGACGCCCAGGACACCCTCCGCGCGCTCGCGGTTAACGAAGGCGTCTGGGGTGATCGTCTCAGCGTTCAAATTGAGGACGGCACACTCGACCCTGCCACGGGATTCAATCTCGTCGTCCGATATAAGGACGAGGTCGTCGAGGTTTTCAAAGACCTTTCCATGGATGAATCGGCGTCGAGTCATATGGAGCTGGCGATCAACGAGCGCTCCGAATTTATCAGCGTCGAGGATCTCGGACCCCTGTCCGGCACACCGGACGATCGGCCTGCGAACGGCGGATTCAGTTTATCCGGCGGCGATGACGGACTGGTCGATTTGAATGACATCGATTACATCGGAGACCCCTCGCAGCACACCGGATTCTACGCCTTTGACGAGATCGACGCTCTGAACATGCTTACGGCTCCCGGCGTGACCACTGCCAACGTGATTCATGCCGGAATCACCTATGCCGAAAACCGCAAAGACCTGATGCTCGTCGCTGAAGCGCCCATCCATCTTGAACCACTGGAAACAGTCAATTTTCGCAAAGGCCAGGGCATGTATTCGCACGCGGCATTCAACTCGTCCTATGCGGCCCTATATTACCCATGGCTTGAGATCAGCGACCCGGTTACCGGCAAGAAAAAGCTGATTCCACCCTCCGGGGCCGTGGCCGGATGTTACGCGCGAAGCGACCAGAAAACCTATGTCTGGTACGCCCCCGCCGGTATCGATCGTGGACGAATCTTCAACGCATTGTCGCTTGGCTACAAGGCCAGCCGGGGTGAAAGGGACGTGATCTACCCCGAGGGTGTCAACGTGATTGCTTCTTTCCCCGACACCGGAATCAACATCTGGGGACAGAAAACCTTGCAGAGTCAACCATCCGCCCTGGACCGCGTAAACGTCCGGCGGCTGATGATGTATATCGAGGAGGCCATCGCCGAATCCTCTCGTTTCGTGGTCTTCGAACCCAATAATCCGCAGACCTGGCGGGCCCTGATCAGGCTGATCAATCCCTTTCTACAGGACATCAAGGACAAGGGCGGGTTCTACGACTTTGCGGTCCAGTGCGACGAGGAAACCAACACCCCGGCGGTCATCGACCGCAACGAGCTGGTGGCCCGCATCTTCGTCAAACCCACGAAGACGGCTGAATTCATCGAACTCAATTTCGTGCTCACCGCCACCGGGGCCGACTTCAAAGAAATCTTCAAGACAGCGTAA
- a CDS encoding phage tail protein: MRSGNMPKSLYQNWQFAIEVNGFDVALFKKGQEPKTEFEEVAFAPAGSMFDQKVAGRVKFEDITLEKGILQDGSDEAAREWTKKQVDVNAVVGGMPNDYMRDIDIVRYDRAGNETRRWTLHGAWVKVLEYDELEGANTDNTIEKLTISYQYWT, translated from the coding sequence ATGCGTAGCGGAAATATGCCCAAGAGCCTGTATCAGAACTGGCAGTTCGCCATCGAGGTCAACGGTTTCGATGTGGCGCTCTTCAAGAAAGGCCAGGAGCCCAAGACCGAATTCGAGGAAGTGGCCTTTGCACCGGCCGGGTCGATGTTCGATCAGAAGGTCGCCGGGCGGGTGAAGTTCGAGGACATCACTCTTGAAAAAGGCATCCTGCAGGACGGTTCCGACGAGGCCGCGCGGGAATGGACCAAGAAACAGGTGGACGTCAACGCCGTGGTGGGTGGAATGCCCAACGACTATATGCGTGACATTGACATCGTACGTTACGACCGCGCCGGGAACGAAACCCGGCGTTGGACCCTGCACGGCGCATGGGTCAAGGTCCTGGAGTACGACGAACTCGAGGGCGCGAACACGGACAACACCATCGAAAAACTCACCATCAGTTACCAGTACTGGACATGA
- a CDS encoding phage tail tape measure protein translates to MNEDLGLGVVVSMKDGFSQNAARVQTSMQSLDATVAASSERMTRNLDRIQKGTMMIGTGLALMALPVGLVASTAATQKALGELSSLGVKDLRAIEDAAESFTNTWSGSTKAEFITAAYDVRSALSGLTDEAVGSFTAMAALTGKATKATTEEMVGTFTTAYGIFKPIMQDMSDAQWAKTFAGAMAQTVASFKTNGRQMADAIKNIGAVAASSNVPLQEQLAILGQLQTTMPGSEAGTLYKAFIMKAAEAGEKLGLSFIDSTGRLKGIIPILQEIKGRFPDLSQAAAQVEIKKAFGSDEAVKFLLQMSQGVGALETNIQSVARAMKTGTAVTEEMAQAMNMDIGSQFKLLWQQIGNLSEILGRTLLPVVTPIIQGISKAVLFFQKLAKSMPGLTRVVLTLSMALGAVLVVVGGVIAAAGTIGLMLPAIKAGLAAMGAAVAGVGSVFATYFLPVVAIIGGVVLAVYLLKKAWESNFGGIRDTILGAWEKVKLVVGGIRELISSLSGGSGRMSAELAKKLEAAGLMGLVVTVFRIYYRVRQFLTGLWQAFSNAFGKIRAILEPAVSALMQAYGALYKAVFSVLEIFGLAASSADASSYRSLGETLGTVLGVIAKVGAYLLNFVIYNLVAVVKVVTWVVRAVVWLGKTIVTAFIEAGKFIYKFFLPIRLLVQALRMVGRVVYTVWQVLTGDLSVVDGLKSMGSAVFDFLATPFRWALDVIVGVWNFIKGLFSSIGRFFSGIASSLVAAFMDLPLVRTLRNVFGAVRSFFSGDTTFFEAGKRLLIALGKGIWSAVTYPFELLKKALGWLRKLLPFSDAETGPLSSLSNSGASILKTLAKGMLGVLSLPGKILGMALKGMFSAVRWIWQGIKSLGSGILSALTLPFRKGVELAASAWRGVTGVVASAWNGIKGLGASAFDAMAAPFRWIGDVARSVWDGIRSTASELWRGIGNLAQSAWSFVSKPFTWVADTASSAWSHITNAASMAWDGLRSMSQSAWEWIKAPFEGLASVASSAWEKVKNAASGAWNSVTSTVSNLAGTAFESGKAILTTVGEGIKSAVAAPYRAAKSALSFVRDLLPFSDAKEGPLANLTRSGSALLEALAGGIAKAAAVPAKAIAGAFGFMNDMLGRVAVPSMLVGTLALTPVVAGEIPSAGTPLFGTEPAIMETRPEAAPPEQSRLLGETRGVLGAGNNGFTQSSTGENLLPVLEAILSKFDALAERPIDVSVTTLLDGRQVAQSVYRDLRERKIKNYETL, encoded by the coding sequence ATGAACGAAGATCTTGGACTCGGTGTCGTTGTTTCGATGAAGGACGGGTTTTCGCAGAACGCGGCCCGGGTCCAGACGTCCATGCAGTCCTTGGACGCCACGGTCGCAGCTTCCAGCGAGCGCATGACGCGCAACCTCGACCGTATCCAGAAAGGCACCATGATGATCGGCACGGGTCTGGCGCTCATGGCCTTGCCCGTCGGTCTCGTGGCTTCCACGGCAGCCACCCAGAAAGCGCTCGGTGAACTGTCCTCCCTCGGGGTCAAGGATCTGCGAGCCATTGAAGACGCCGCGGAATCTTTCACCAACACCTGGTCCGGATCGACCAAGGCCGAATTCATCACCGCCGCTTATGACGTCCGCTCCGCTTTATCCGGGTTGACCGACGAAGCGGTCGGATCGTTCACCGCCATGGCCGCCCTCACCGGCAAAGCCACCAAGGCGACCACCGAAGAGATGGTCGGCACTTTCACCACGGCCTACGGGATTTTCAAGCCCATCATGCAGGATATGTCGGACGCGCAGTGGGCGAAGACATTCGCCGGAGCCATGGCCCAGACGGTCGCTTCCTTCAAGACCAACGGCCGCCAGATGGCCGACGCCATCAAGAACATCGGCGCGGTGGCTGCCTCTTCCAATGTCCCATTGCAGGAACAACTCGCCATTCTTGGACAGTTGCAGACCACCATGCCCGGCTCGGAAGCCGGAACCTTGTACAAGGCGTTCATCATGAAAGCCGCCGAGGCCGGCGAGAAGCTCGGGCTTTCGTTTATCGATTCCACGGGACGATTGAAAGGGATTATCCCCATCCTCCAGGAGATCAAGGGGCGTTTCCCCGACCTGTCCCAGGCCGCGGCCCAGGTGGAGATCAAGAAAGCCTTCGGTTCCGACGAAGCCGTCAAGTTCCTTTTACAGATGTCCCAGGGCGTAGGGGCGCTGGAGACCAATATTCAGTCCGTCGCGCGGGCCATGAAGACCGGCACCGCCGTCACCGAAGAGATGGCACAGGCGATGAACATGGACATCGGCAGCCAGTTCAAGCTCCTGTGGCAGCAAATCGGCAACCTGTCTGAAATCCTCGGTCGCACACTGCTCCCGGTGGTCACGCCGATTATTCAGGGCATTTCCAAAGCCGTGCTCTTCTTTCAGAAACTGGCCAAGTCCATGCCGGGGTTGACCAGGGTCGTTCTCACCCTGTCCATGGCCCTGGGTGCGGTGCTCGTCGTTGTGGGCGGCGTAATCGCCGCCGCGGGGACTATCGGTTTGATGCTTCCCGCCATCAAGGCCGGTCTTGCGGCCATGGGAGCGGCTGTGGCCGGTGTCGGGTCGGTGTTCGCCACCTATTTTCTGCCGGTTGTGGCCATCATCGGAGGCGTGGTGCTGGCCGTCTATCTGCTCAAAAAGGCGTGGGAGAGCAACTTCGGCGGCATCCGCGACACGATTCTTGGAGCGTGGGAAAAGGTAAAACTCGTCGTGGGCGGTATCCGTGAGCTGATCTCTTCCCTGAGCGGCGGGTCCGGACGGATGTCGGCTGAGCTGGCCAAAAAGTTAGAGGCGGCCGGATTGATGGGACTCGTAGTTACGGTGTTTCGCATCTATTACCGGGTGCGCCAATTCCTGACAGGTTTATGGCAAGCCTTTTCCAACGCGTTCGGAAAGATCCGGGCGATTCTTGAACCGGCGGTTAGTGCGCTCATGCAGGCATACGGCGCTCTCTACAAGGCGGTCTTTTCGGTCCTGGAAATCTTCGGCTTGGCGGCATCTTCCGCCGACGCTTCATCCTATCGAAGTTTGGGAGAAACGCTCGGCACGGTTCTGGGTGTCATCGCCAAGGTGGGCGCGTATCTGCTCAACTTCGTGATCTACAACCTGGTGGCGGTCGTCAAGGTCGTCACCTGGGTGGTGCGCGCGGTCGTCTGGCTGGGTAAGACCATTGTCACGGCTTTCATCGAAGCCGGGAAGTTCATCTATAAGTTCTTCCTGCCGATCCGCCTCCTGGTCCAGGCGCTCCGCATGGTCGGCCGGGTGGTTTACACGGTCTGGCAGGTGCTCACCGGAGACCTTTCAGTAGTCGACGGATTAAAGTCCATGGGCAGCGCCGTTTTTGATTTCCTGGCCACACCGTTTCGGTGGGCCCTGGATGTGATCGTCGGTGTCTGGAATTTCATCAAGGGGTTGTTCTCGTCTATCGGACGGTTCTTCAGCGGCATCGCATCGTCGCTGGTCGCCGCATTCATGGACCTGCCGCTGGTGCGAACCTTAAGGAATGTTTTCGGAGCGGTGCGGAGCTTTTTCTCGGGCGACACGACCTTTTTCGAAGCGGGCAAAAGACTATTGATCGCTTTGGGCAAAGGTATCTGGTCGGCGGTGACCTATCCGTTCGAGCTCCTCAAGAAGGCGCTTGGTTGGCTCAGAAAACTGCTGCCGTTCTCAGACGCCGAGACAGGACCTTTGTCCAGTCTGAGCAATTCAGGTGCGTCGATTCTCAAGACTCTCGCCAAAGGCATGCTGGGCGTCCTTTCGTTGCCGGGCAAGATACTCGGTATGGCGCTCAAGGGGATGTTCTCCGCTGTTCGCTGGATATGGCAAGGCATCAAGTCCTTGGGTTCCGGCATCCTCTCGGCGCTGACCTTGCCGTTTCGAAAAGGCGTCGAGTTGGCTGCGTCCGCATGGCGTGGTGTCACTGGCGTGGTCGCTTCCGCTTGGAACGGAATCAAGGGTCTCGGCGCGTCGGCGTTTGATGCCATGGCCGCGCCGTTTCGCTGGATCGGTGATGTCGCGAGAAGCGTTTGGGATGGGATTCGTTCCACGGCGAGTGAATTGTGGAGAGGGATCGGCAACCTTGCTCAGTCGGCGTGGTCCTTCGTGAGCAAACCCTTTACCTGGGTCGCCGATACGGCTTCAAGTGCGTGGAGTCACATTACCAACGCCGCATCCATGGCTTGGGACGGTCTCAGATCAATGTCGCAAAGTGCATGGGAGTGGATCAAAGCGCCGTTCGAAGGGCTGGCTTCAGTCGCCTCCTCCGCCTGGGAAAAGGTAAAGAACGCCGCCTCAGGAGCGTGGAATTCCGTGACGTCCACTGTATCCAACCTGGCAGGCACTGCGTTTGAAAGCGGTAAAGCCATTCTCACCACGGTGGGAGAAGGGATCAAATCGGCGGTCGCCGCACCGTACCGGGCGGCCAAGTCGGCCCTATCTTTTGTTCGCGATCTGTTGCCGTTTTCCGACGCCAAGGAGGGCCCGCTGGCCAATCTGACTCGTAGCGGATCAGCACTACTGGAAGCGCTGGCCGGAGGGATCGCCAAGGCCGCGGCGGTTCCTGCTAAGGCAATCGCTGGAGCCTTCGGTTTCATGAACGATATGTTGGGACGTGTAGCCGTACCATCGATGCTGGTCGGGACACTGGCGCTTACGCCGGTTGTAGCTGGTGAAATCCCTTCGGCGGGAACGCCTCTCTTCGGAACCGAGCCGGCGATCATGGAAACGAGACCGGAGGCTGCGCCTCCTGAACAATCGCGTCTTCTCGGCGAGACCAGAGGTGTCCTTGGAGCAGGAAATAACGGTTTCACGCAGTCGTCCACCGGAGAGAACCTCCTGCCGGTATTGGAGGCCATCCTGAGCAAATTCGACGCGCTCGCGGAACGGCCCATCGACGTCTCGGTGACCACCTTGCTCGACGGACGTCAGGTTGCCCAATCGGTCTATCGCGATCTGCGTGAGCGCAAAATCAAGAATTACGAAACGCTGTGA
- a CDS encoding DUF4406 domain-containing protein → MKKIFICSRYAGDVTRNVTVAERLCRKAVEQGCAPFAPHLLFTRFLDDEKASEREIGISCGLIFMKTCDEVWAYIGDGVSSGMRREMDHALCLGKTVVEIEEF, encoded by the coding sequence ATGAAGAAAATATTCATTTGCAGTCGCTATGCGGGAGACGTCACCCGCAATGTAACTGTCGCCGAACGCTTGTGTCGCAAGGCTGTGGAACAAGGCTGCGCGCCGTTCGCACCCCATCTTCTGTTCACCCGCTTCCTTGACGATGAAAAGGCGTCGGAGCGGGAGATCGGCATCTCCTGTGGACTGATTTTCATGAAAACCTGTGACGAGGTCTGGGCCTATATCGGTGATGGGGTTTCCAGTGGCATGCGCAGAGAAATGGACCACGCCCTTTGTCTTGGCAAGACCGTGGTCGAGATCGAGGAGTTCTGA
- a CDS encoding LysM peptidoglycan-binding domain-containing protein, translating into MIGRRSRYASGILYTDYGDEFLGVRPRVDTTPRPDDRFHTVVDDDRLDLLAHRYLDRADLWWIICDYNDIFFPLEIEPGTVLRIPSVEHVLMRLLS; encoded by the coding sequence ATGATCGGACGTCGTTCCCGTTATGCCTCGGGCATCCTTTACACGGATTATGGGGATGAGTTTCTGGGAGTCCGGCCACGCGTCGATACAACTCCCCGTCCCGATGATCGTTTCCACACGGTGGTTGACGACGATAGGCTGGATCTGCTGGCCCACCGCTACCTGGACCGGGCCGATCTGTGGTGGATCATCTGCGATTACAACGACATCTTCTTCCCCCTGGAGATCGAGCCCGGCACCGTGCTTCGAATTCCATCCGTTGAACATGTTCTGATGCGCTTGCTGAGCTGA
- a CDS encoding phage late control D family protein, whose protein sequence is MDLDTFKPTFLIQIEGQTLSADITQEITSFIFEDNEEELDVLELSVTNRNLQFVDDPLFQEGNEIVARFGYVDNLSPRKKAVIKDIDYDFPESGDPTIRIKAYDKGFKLAGKENQKVWKKPAPGILYSEIAEEISSANGLTSVVKPTKGQHLRVAQSNISDAQFLKELAIKAREQDGDGVTGYAFYIQDDELHFHPRELEKKPAAVLEYFTDRKGVLRSFRPSTQSQGAKGAGTETKTTGVDPRKKEPVEHTANNETTPERTSLGKRTYLVDGNTGEGAFKEQESGQIVPSFERSEGFHEEPRQEPAQDLAEGKFKEAELRQVEAVAVTIGIPALRAKQNVEVKGVGQKFSGIYYCHSIRHAIGDNGYQCELKLKKNALGKGAGDKSIEAKGKQNDQEAPLTPQEEPPQMVTIDADSGQRR, encoded by the coding sequence ATGGATCTCGATACATTCAAACCGACGTTCCTGATTCAGATCGAGGGACAGACATTATCGGCGGACATCACGCAGGAGATAACCTCGTTCATCTTCGAGGACAACGAGGAGGAACTCGATGTCCTGGAGTTGTCGGTCACGAACCGCAACCTGCAGTTTGTGGATGATCCGTTGTTCCAGGAGGGCAACGAGATCGTCGCCCGCTTCGGATATGTCGACAACCTCTCCCCGCGCAAAAAGGCAGTCATCAAGGATATCGATTACGACTTTCCAGAGAGCGGTGACCCAACCATTCGCATCAAGGCCTATGACAAGGGTTTCAAACTGGCAGGCAAAGAGAACCAGAAGGTTTGGAAAAAGCCCGCTCCGGGCATCCTCTATTCCGAAATCGCCGAGGAGATTAGCTCCGCCAACGGACTGACGTCGGTGGTGAAGCCCACCAAGGGACAACATCTGCGGGTCGCGCAAAGCAACATCTCCGACGCCCAGTTTCTCAAGGAACTCGCAATCAAAGCCCGTGAACAGGATGGCGACGGAGTTACGGGTTACGCCTTTTACATCCAGGACGACGAACTGCACTTTCATCCCCGCGAGCTGGAGAAAAAGCCCGCCGCGGTCCTTGAATACTTCACCGACCGTAAGGGCGTGCTCCGCTCCTTTCGCCCCTCCACCCAATCACAGGGGGCAAAAGGAGCCGGAACGGAGACCAAGACCACCGGCGTTGATCCACGCAAGAAAGAACCCGTGGAACATACCGCCAACAACGAGACCACCCCGGAGCGCACGTCTCTCGGCAAGCGGACCTACCTGGTCGACGGAAATACCGGTGAGGGAGCCTTTAAAGAGCAGGAGTCGGGACAAATCGTTCCCAGCTTCGAACGGTCCGAAGGCTTCCACGAAGAGCCGCGTCAGGAACCCGCCCAGGACCTGGCCGAAGGCAAGTTCAAGGAAGCCGAGCTCCGCCAGGTCGAGGCCGTCGCCGTCACCATCGGCATTCCCGCGCTGCGGGCCAAGCAGAACGTGGAAGTCAAGGGCGTCGGTCAGAAGTTCTCCGGAATCTATTACTGCCATTCGATCCGTCACGCCATCGGTGACAATGGATATCAGTGCGAACTCAAACTCAAGAAAAACGCTCTGGGCAAAGGAGCCGGTGACAAGTCGATTGAGGCCAAGGGTAAGCAAAACGACCAGGAAGCGCCGCTGACCCCACAGGAAGAACCGCCACAAATGGTGACCATCGACGCGGATAGCGGGCAACGACGGTAA
- a CDS encoding YcbK family protein codes for MGNLSKNFSRHEFACRCCDRAEINQRLVGALQELRDLAGLPVRVTSGYRCSEHNRAIGGATRSQHLLGTAADISVRGMTPTEMYRLAEDVEAFRNGGIGVYPDKGFIHVDVRDGRARWGQLDGKYVALAEALKNTGGNDHATA; via the coding sequence ATGGGAAATCTAAGCAAGAACTTTTCACGGCATGAATTCGCATGTCGATGCTGCGACCGGGCCGAGATCAACCAGCGGCTGGTGGGTGCGCTGCAGGAGCTGCGCGATCTCGCAGGTCTGCCGGTTCGAGTCACCAGCGGTTACCGCTGTTCGGAACACAATCGGGCGATAGGCGGAGCAACCCGAAGTCAGCATCTGCTCGGAACCGCGGCGGACATCTCAGTCAGAGGAATGACCCCGACCGAAATGTACCGACTGGCCGAAGACGTTGAGGCCTTTCGCAACGGCGGTATCGGCGTCTACCCGGACAAGGGATTTATTCATGTGGATGTGCGAGACGGACGGGCCCGCTGGGGACAGCTCGACGGGAAATACGTTGCGCTTGCAGAAGCGCTGAAAAACACAGGAGGAAACGACCATGCAACAGCTTGA